A section of the Phacochoerus africanus isolate WHEZ1 chromosome 4, ROS_Pafr_v1, whole genome shotgun sequence genome encodes:
- the AMH gene encoding muellerian-inhibiting factor: MQGPSLSQLALVLAAMGALLEAGTPREEVSSTPALPREPATGTEGLIFHWDWNWPPPGTWPLGGPQDPLCLVTLDGDPGNGSSPFLWVVGTLSSYEQAFLEAVRHARWGPRDLTNFGLCPPSLRQAALPRLQQLQAWLGEPRGQRLVVLHLEEVLWEPTPLLKFQEPLPGGASPLELALLVLYPGPGPEVTVTGAGLPGTQSLCPTRDSGFLALAVDHPERAWRGSGLALTLRRRGNGASLSTAQLQALLFGADSRCFTRMTPALLLLPPQGPVPMPAHGRVDSVPFPQPRLSPEPEEPLPSTDPFLETLTRLVRALRGPPAGIPPPSLALDPGALAGFPQGQVNLSDPAALERLLDGEEPLLLLLPPPIAATAGVPAPLQGPVTAMWASSLARRVAAELQSVAAELRGLPGLPPTATPLLARLLALCPGDRGDPGGPLRAVLLLKALQGLRTEWRWRERSGPPRAQRSAGTSVSSGPCALRELSVDLRAERSVLIPETYQANNCQGTCGWPQSDRNPRYGNHVVLLLKMQARGAALARPPCCVPTAYAGKLLISLSEERISAHHVPNMVATECGCR; encoded by the exons ATGCAgggtccttctctctctcagctgGCCCTGGTGCTGGCAGCAATGGGGGCCCTGCTGGAGGCTGGGACCCCCAGAGAAGAGGTCTCCAGCACCCCAGCTTTGCCCAGGGAGCCAGCCACAGGCACCGAGGGGCTCATCTTCCACTGGGACTGGAACTGGCCGCCCCCTGGCACCTGGCCCCTGGGTGGCCCTCAAGACCCCCTGTGCCTAGTGACCCTGGATGGAGACCCTGGCAATGGGAGCAGTCCTTTTCTGTGGGTGGTGGGGACTCTAAGCAGCTATGAGCAGGCCTTCCTGGAGGCTGTGCGGCATGCCCGCTGGGGTCCCCGAGACCTGACCAACTTTGGGCTCTGCCCTCCCAGCCTCAGGCAGGCTGCCCTGCCCCGTTTGCAGCAGCTGCAGGCGTGGCTGGGGGAGCCCAGGGGGCAGCGACTGGTGGTCCTGCACCTGGAGGAAG TGTTGTGGGAGCCAACACCCTTGCTGAAGTTCCAGGAGCCCCTACCTGGAGGAGCCAGCCCCCTGGAGCTGGCGCTGTTGGTGTTGTATCCAGGGCCCGGCCCAGAGGTCACTGTCACCGGGGCTGGGCTGCCTGGCACCCAG AGCCTCTGCCCGACCAGGGACTCTGGCTTCCTGGCGTTGGCCGTCGACCACCCAGAGAGGGCCTGGCGTGGCTCTGGGCTTGCTCTGACCCTGCGACGCCGCGGAAATG GTGCCTCCCTGAGCACCGCCCAGCTGCAGGCGCTGCTGTTTGGCGCCGACTCCCGCTGCTTCACACGGATGACCCCGGCGCTGCTCCTGTTGCCGCCGCAGGGGCCGGTGCCGATGCCCGCACACGGCCGGGTGGACTCAGTACCATTCCCGCAGCCCAG GCTGTCCCCAGAGCCCGAGGAGCCTCTGCCCAGCACCGACCCCTTCCTGGAAACGCTCACGCGCCTTGTGCGTGCGCTGCGGGGACCCCCGGCCGGAATCCCTCCGCCGAGTCTGGCTCTGGACCCGGGCGCGCTGGCCGGGTTCCCGCAGGGCCAGGTCAACTTGTCGGACCCTGCGGCGCTGGAGCGCCTGCTCGACGGCGAGgagccgctgctgctgctgctgccgccgcccaTCGCGGCCACCGCTGGCGTCCCCGCGCCGCTGCAGGGTCCGGTAACCGCGATGTGGGCCTCAAGCCTAGCGCGCCGAGTGGCCGCCGAACTTCAGTCGGTAGCTGCCGAGCTGCGCGGCCTCCCCGGGCTGCCGCCCACCGCCACCCCGTTGCTGGCACGCCTATTGGCACTGTGCCCAGGGGACCGAGGGGACCCCGGCGGCCCGCTGCGCGCAGTGTTGCTGCTCAAGGCGCTTCAGGGCCTGCGCACCGAGTGGCGCTGGAGGGAACGGAGCGGGCCGCCACGGGCGCAGCGCAGCGCTGGGACCTCGGTCTCCAGTGGGCCCTGTGCGCTGCGCGAGCTTAGCGTGGACCTGCGCGCCGAGCGCTCGGTGCTCATCCCTGAGACATATCAAGCCAACAACTGCCAAGGCACCTGCGGCTGGCCGCAATCGGACCGCAACCCGCGGTACGGCAACCACGTGGTGCTTCTGCTTAAGATGCAGGCCCGCGGCGCCGCCCTGGCCCGCCCGCCCTGCTGCGTGCCCACAGCCTATGCAGGCAAGCTCCTCATCAGCCTGTCTGAGGAGCGCATCAGTGCCCACCACGTGCCCAACATGGTGGCCACCGAGTGCGGCTGCCGGTGA
- the SF3A2 gene encoding splicing factor 3A subunit 2: MDFQHRPGGKTGSGGVASSSESNRDRRERLRQLALETIDINKDPYFMKNHLGSYECKLCLTLHNNEGSYLAHTQGKKHQTNLARRAAKEAKEAPAQPAPEKVKVEVKKFVKIGRPGYKVTKQRDTEMGQQSLLFQIDYPEVAEGITPRHRFMSAYEQRIEPPDRRWQYLLMAAEPYETIAFKVPSREIDKAEGKFWTHWNRETKQFFLQFHFKMEKPPAPPSLPAGPPGVKRPPPPLMNGLPPRPPLPESLPPPPPGGLPLPPMPPSGPAPSGPPGPPQLPPPAPGVHPPAPVVHPPASGVHPPAPGVHPPAPGVHPPAPVVHPPTSGVHPPAPGVHPPAPGVHPPPSAGVHPQAPGVHPPAPAVHPQAPGVHPPAPAVHPQAPGVHPPAPGVHPPAPGIHPQPPGVHPPPPGVHPPAPGVHPQPPGVHPSNPGVHPPTPMPPMLRPPLPSEGPGNMPPPPPTN; this comes from the exons ATGGACTTCCAACATCGCCCCGGCGGCAAGACCGGGAGCGGGGGTGTGGCCTCCTCCTCTGAGAGCAACCGGGATCGCAGGGAGCGCCTGCGGCAGCTGGCCCTGGAAACCATCGACATCAACAAG GACCCTTACTTCATGAAGAACCACCTGGGCTCCTACGAGTGCAAGCTGTGCCTGACACTGCACAACAATGAG GGGAGCTACCTTGCGCACACCCAAGGGAAGAAGCATCAGACCAACCT GGCCCGGCGAGCAGCCAAGGAGGCCAAGGAGGCCCCCGCCCAGCCGGCGCCAGAGAAGGTCAAGGTGGAGGTGAAGAAGTTTGTGAAGATTGGCCGTCCAGGCTACAAAG TGACCAAGCAGAGGGACACAGAGATGGGCCAGCAGAGCCTCCTGTTCCAG ATTGATTACCCTGAGGTCGCTGAGGGCATCACACCCCGCCACCGCTTCATGTCAGCCTACGAGCAGCGGATTGAGCCCCCAGACCGGCGCTGGCAGTACTTGCTCATGGCCGCTGAGCCCTATGAGACCATTGCCTTCAAG gTGCCCAGCAGGGAGATCGACAAGGCTGAAGGCAAGTTTTGGACTCACTGGAACCGGGAAACCAAGCAG tTTTTCCTCCAGTTCCACTTTAAGATGGAGAAGCCACCAGCCCCACCGAGCCTCCCTGCCGGGCCTCCCGGGGTGAAGCGGCCCCCACCCCCGCTGATGAATGGTTTGCCTCCTAGGCCTCCACTGCCAGAGTctttgcccccacctccacctggaggcctgcctctgccacctatgCCGCCCAGTGGGCCTGCACCCTCGGGGCCCCCCGGCCCTCCTCAGCTACCCCCACCAGCTCCTGGtgtccaccccccagccccagtgGTCCATCCTCCAGCATCTGGAGTGCACCCTCCTGCTCCTGGGGTGCATCCCCCAGCTCCTGGGGTCCACCCCCCAGCACCAGTGGTCCACCCCCCAACATCTGGGGTCCATCCCCCTGCTCCTGGGGtccaccctccagccccaggagTCCATCCTCCCCCATCTGCTGGGGTTcacccccaggccccaggagTGCACCCACCAGCTCCAGCAGTtcacccccaggccccaggggtGCACCCACCGGCTCCAGCAGTTcacccccaggccccaggagTCCATCCACCAGCTCCTGGGGTCCATCCACCAGCCCCAGGGatccacccccagcctcctgggGTTCACCCTCCACCTCCTGGGGTCCATCCTCCAGCTCCTGGagtccacccccagcctcctggaGTTCACCCCTCAAATCCCGGGGTGCATCCCCCAACTCCCATGCCTCCGATGTTGAGGCCCCCACTGCCCTCCGAAGGCCCTGGGAacatgcctccccctccccccaccaactgA
- the JSRP1 gene encoding junctional sarcoplasmic reticulum protein 1 gives MTTRALEELDGGLGSCPVDEDLSALADPCPGQPQEDRARATSRLADSSSWPHDSQERVPEGGPIGSVDLDARPKKTEKEPVAKVASGPGKEKLKAGATPRSPARKKAQASLPPRPPPTPPALSEELPWGDLTLNKCLVLASLVALLGSACQLCREAVAGEAEARVPVPVPWVTPSSAPKESASPLPKSVAWAPPLGQPQPQAKEEERAKVPEVPGSREAAGKDEGESEEATGEEPKERPKKEERLRKEQLRKEERPRKERPRKKKPQKEERPRAARETREALPRRWEAREGGHQPWARDPGDSEYRKRQAWASPLHRAEEDRPRGRGRQKQCAGKGRD, from the exons ATGACAACCAGGGCCTTGGAAGAGCTGGATGGAGGCCTGGGCAGCTGCCCAGTGGATGAGGACCTCTCTGCACTGGCTGACCCCTGCCCAGGCCAGCCCCAGGAGGACAGGGCCCGAG CAACATCCAGGCTGGCTGACTCCAGCAGCTGGCCCCAT GATTCTCAGGAACGGGTTCCTGAAGGCGGCCCCATAGGCAGTGTGGACCTGGATGCCAGACccaagaagacagaaaaggagccTGTGGCAAAAGTGGCCTCAGGCCCCGGGAAGGAGAAGCTGAAAGCAGGAGCAA CCCCTCGGAGCCCAGCACGGAAGAAAGCACAGGCCTCGCTGCCCCCGAGGCCACCGCCAACACCCCCAGCCCTGAGCGAGGAGCTGCCCTGGGGAGATCTGACGCTCAACAAGTGCCTGGTGCTCGCCTCACTTGTGGCGCTGCTGGGCTCCGCCTGCCAACTGTGCCGTG AGGCCGTGGCTGGGGAGGCGGAAGCCCGTGTACCTGTCCCTGTGCCGTGGGTCACACCAAGCTCGGCCCCAAAGGAGTCAGCTTCGCCCCTG CCAAAGTCTGTGGCCTGGGCCCCCCCATTGGGACAGCCCCAGCCTCAGgcgaaggaagaggaaagggccaAGGTCCCCGAGGTTCCTGGGAGCAGGGAGGCTGCAGGGAAGGACGAAGGGGAGTCTGAGGAGGCCACTGGCGAAGAGCCCAAGGAGAGGCCAAAGAAGGAGGAGAGGCTTAGGAAGGAGCAGCTGCGGAAAGAGGAGAGGCCCAGAAAGGAGAGGCCCCGGAAGAAGAAGCCACAGAAAGAGGAGAGGCCTCGGGCTGCCAGGGAGACCCGGGAAGCCCTACCACGGCGCTGGGAGGCACGTGAAGGGGGCCATCAACCGTGGGCACGAGATCCCGGTGACTCCGAGTACAGGAAGAGGCAAGCGTGGGCCTCCCCGCTGCACCGGGCCGAGGAAGACCGGCCTCGAGGCCGAGGCCGCCAGAAGCAATGCGCAGGCAAAGGACGGGACTGA